A part of Aegilops tauschii subsp. strangulata cultivar AL8/78 chromosome 2, Aet v6.0, whole genome shotgun sequence genomic DNA contains:
- the LOC109777624 gene encoding autophagy-related protein 8A, which produces MAKTCFKTEHPLERRQAESARIREKYADRIPVIVEKADKSDVPEIDKKKYLVPADLTVGQFVYVVRKRIKLSPEKAIFVFVNSTLPPTASLMSAIYEENKDEDGFLYMTYSGENTFGSA; this is translated from the exons ATGGCCAAGACTTGCTTCAAGACCGAGCACCCCCTGG AAAGGAGGCAAGCTGAATCTGCTAGGATCCGTGAGAAGTATGCTGACAGAATTCCG GTGATCGTTGAGAAGGCTGATAAGTCTGATGTCCCGGAAATTGATAAGAAGAA GTACCTTGTCCCTGCCGACCTCACTGTTGGCCAGTTTGTCTACGTGGTGCGGAAGAGGATCAAGCTGAGCCCAGAAAAGGCCATCTTCGTCTTTGTGAATAGCACCTTGCCACCGACTG CTTCGTTGATGTCAGCGATCTATGAAGAAAACAAGGACGAGGACGGCTTCCTGTACATGACTTACAGTGGCGAGAACACTTTCGGCTCCGCCTAA